In Wolinella succinogenes DSM 1740, a single genomic region encodes these proteins:
- a CDS encoding methyl-accepting chemotaxis protein has protein sequence MAWGFGQKIVAAVGAVAIISMGSILALSYRQSLSMVNESMEHGLLKVTTGQKQKIEEWIALNKSLTDLTARAIARVDSRDTLPLLKESLKSTGYLGVYAAFEQGKFIDGTDWIPPATYDHHKRPWYMETKALLKPYVTEPYVDSITNQMVISFTAPLLEGQKFAGVVGFDVAMKMIQEQVSATKISPSGYGMLLNQKLEIIAHPQESLLLKPLEALDGSLTRLKSAISKESEGVGSAQIGGEDFMISYAKLSNGWIALSLAKESEVYAGAKKSALLGVMMGVGFLLLTVILVVAVLKVLIAPMIELKKMTEGLARGEGDLTQRLETKSQDEIGEIAVATNAFIGAVREIVHASKEDARKNSDLSVSLQGASERMDRNVKEESLIIQSLSKEGLEVSALASKTSQKAEMTKEEMLEAVQILEETRGEILGIFQSIQSTSVAEGELSMKLEQLSREADSVKGVLTIINDIADQTNLLALNAAIEAARAGEHGRGFAVVADEVRKLAERTQKSLSEINGIINLIVQSVSDSSSMMNESAKGIEAIAGQSEVISSRLTEASQGVSLSAEKIRENAKEIGGFSKRVEKIGEEIANIHTLARSNAEGIEAIVGISSAIKQTADELSRVLGRFKTH, from the coding sequence ATGGCGTGGGGTTTTGGGCAAAAAATTGTCGCGGCGGTTGGGGCGGTTGCGATCATTAGCATGGGTTCGATTCTGGCTTTGAGCTATCGCCAGAGTCTCTCTATGGTGAATGAGAGCATGGAACACGGACTTTTGAAAGTGACAACAGGTCAAAAGCAGAAGATCGAAGAGTGGATTGCTCTCAATAAGAGCTTGACTGATCTCACCGCGCGTGCCATTGCGCGTGTCGATTCTAGAGATACGCTTCCCCTACTCAAAGAGAGCCTCAAGTCGACAGGCTACCTAGGAGTGTATGCGGCGTTTGAGCAGGGGAAATTTATCGATGGGACGGATTGGATTCCGCCTGCCACCTATGATCACCATAAGCGACCATGGTATATGGAGACCAAAGCATTGCTCAAGCCCTATGTGACAGAGCCTTATGTGGATTCTATTACGAATCAAATGGTTATCTCTTTCACTGCGCCTCTTTTGGAGGGGCAGAAATTTGCTGGAGTAGTGGGCTTTGATGTCGCCATGAAGATGATTCAAGAGCAGGTGAGCGCCACCAAAATCTCTCCGAGCGGCTATGGAATGCTTCTCAATCAAAAGTTAGAGATCATTGCTCACCCTCAAGAATCGCTTTTGCTGAAGCCACTAGAAGCACTTGATGGCTCTTTGACTAGACTTAAAAGCGCCATCTCCAAAGAGAGCGAAGGAGTGGGAAGCGCTCAAATTGGAGGCGAAGATTTCATGATCTCTTATGCCAAGCTTTCTAATGGCTGGATCGCACTCAGCCTCGCCAAAGAGTCGGAGGTCTATGCAGGTGCAAAGAAGAGCGCGCTTTTGGGCGTGATGATGGGGGTTGGATTTCTTTTATTGACGGTGATTTTGGTGGTGGCAGTGTTAAAGGTGCTGATTGCACCCATGATTGAGCTAAAGAAGATGACCGAGGGATTGGCGCGAGGAGAGGGGGATTTGACCCAGCGCCTAGAGACCAAGAGCCAAGATGAGATTGGGGAGATCGCGGTGGCGACTAACGCCTTTATTGGGGCGGTTCGCGAGATTGTTCATGCTTCCAAAGAGGACGCGAGGAAAAACTCCGATCTCTCCGTCTCTTTGCAAGGGGCGTCTGAGCGGATGGATCGCAATGTCAAGGAGGAATCGCTCATCATCCAGTCGCTCTCCAAAGAGGGGCTAGAGGTGAGCGCGCTTGCCTCCAAGACCTCTCAAAAGGCTGAGATGACCAAAGAAGAGATGCTCGAAGCGGTTCAAATATTGGAGGAGACGCGCGGTGAAATCCTTGGAATCTTCCAATCCATTCAATCCACCTCTGTGGCCGAGGGCGAGCTCTCTATGAAGCTAGAGCAGTTGAGCCGGGAGGCTGATAGTGTTAAAGGCGTGCTCACTATCATCAACGATATCGCCGATCAGACCAATCTCCTTGCGCTTAATGCCGCCATCGAAGCCGCTAGGGCTGGAGAGCATGGCAGGGGCTTTGCCGTGGTGGCCGATGAGGTGAGAAAGCTAGCTGAGCGCACCCAAAAGAGTCTCAGCGAGATCAATGGAATCATCAATCTTATCGTCCAATCCGTGAGTGACTCAAGCTCAATGATGAATGAGAGCGCTAAAGGAATCGAAGCCATCGCAGGGCAGTCTGAAGTGATCAGTTCGCGCCTCACTGAGGCCTCCCAGGGGGTCTCTTTGAGTGCAGAGAAGATCAGGGAAAATGCCAAAGAGATTGGAGGATTCTCTAAAAGAGTCGAGAAGATTGGCGAAGAGATTGCTAATATTCACACGCTCGCCCGCTCCAACGCCGAGGGAATCGAAGCCATCGTGGGAATCTCAAGTGCCATCAAGCAGACCGCCGATGAGCTTAGCCGCGTGTTAGGGCGCTTTAAAACACACTAA
- a CDS encoding ACT domain-containing protein — translation MNLELVLLQESFGVCRLESSSRIPEWAMRGEFFSITRTNQELSIVALEESIPMGVKAERGWRVLGILGVLDFSLVGVIAEISSILAQESISIFVVSTYDTDYILVREDRVYKAIHALGGAGYRVKGE, via the coding sequence ATGAATTTAGAGTTGGTTTTGCTCCAAGAGAGCTTTGGGGTGTGTCGCCTAGAATCTTCATCTAGGATTCCAGAGTGGGCGATGAGGGGAGAGTTTTTTTCTATTACACGCACCAATCAAGAGCTCTCTATCGTTGCCCTAGAGGAGAGTATCCCTATGGGGGTCAAGGCAGAGAGGGGATGGCGTGTGCTTGGAATCTTGGGCGTGCTTGATTTCTCTTTGGTGGGAGTGATCGCTGAAATCAGCTCGATTCTCGCCCAAGAATCAATCTCCATTTTTGTGGTTTCGACCTACGATACGGACTATATTTTAGTGCGAGAAGATAGAGTTTATAAAGCGATTCATGCCTTAGGGGGAGCAGGGTATCGCGTGAAGGGCGAGTAA
- a CDS encoding DUF4198 domain-containing protein — MTKKGLIGLALGCALALSAQAHQVWMEREGDVIKAYFGHWSHDLMEEKGKAFDNVKLDQFLPEGSFKKSERLQNHVRFDLSKVGDTAIIEAMPVRKSKLTNKATQYTFLAREGRREVKSLTILDLVPEKAGGDTFTVMFDGKPLPRVDVTLYAPHKWSKTFKSNDEGKITILTPWKGMYLAEVNHTDENKGVMGDQEYDERVYIYTLVFKTEKGIDWNLKP, encoded by the coding sequence ATGACGAAAAAAGGTCTAATCGGTTTGGCGCTTGGATGCGCTTTGGCTTTGAGCGCTCAAGCGCATCAAGTGTGGATGGAGCGAGAGGGAGATGTGATCAAGGCGTATTTTGGGCACTGGTCGCATGATCTAATGGAGGAGAAGGGCAAGGCGTTTGACAATGTAAAACTTGATCAATTTTTGCCCGAAGGCTCTTTTAAAAAGAGTGAGCGCTTGCAGAATCATGTCCGATTTGATCTCTCCAAAGTGGGGGATACGGCAATAATCGAAGCGATGCCCGTGCGTAAAAGCAAACTCACCAACAAAGCCACTCAATACACCTTCCTCGCCAGAGAGGGGAGACGAGAGGTGAAATCTCTCACGATTCTTGATTTGGTGCCTGAGAAGGCTGGGGGCGACACCTTCACGGTGATGTTTGATGGCAAGCCTCTCCCTAGGGTTGATGTCACGCTCTACGCACCCCACAAATGGTCTAAGACTTTTAAGAGCAATGATGAGGGAAAAATCACTATCCTAACCCCATGGAAGGGAATGTATCTTGCGGAGGTGAACCATACCGATGAGAACAAAGGGGTGATGGGAGATCAAGAGTATGATGAGCGAGTCTATATCTACACGCTCGTTTTTAAAACTGAGAAGGGGATTGACTGGAATCTCAAGCCTTAA
- a CDS encoding PepSY-associated TM helix domain-containing protein — MRRFFLWIHKWLGLLSTIFLVIAALSGSIIAFTDEIDRWLNPKLFSIDSSKEGVALKSSEWIAKVKERFPQAHINSYHLPQKSSDSILAGVKFGKGAPEPWSDYNQLFIDPRDGEVLGGRNTMRCCSQESIIPYLYRFHYTLGLPDRYGVWLMGGVAILWLFITLSGVWLSTPNLFKEGFWHRFKPSWKIKWGAKRYRWFLDTHRALGMWLLLPLFLLALSSVALNLRNELFRPVVGLFSPLTPLPFEALKRYPPDPKFRPKVEFDEALERARVALAGEGIELEPRSIFYLGGFRSYMVLFGPKHPLGYGTPRIVIHAESGEYVSRYIPGRGSVGDRFTHLQFPLHSGQIAGIGGRIFVAILGLVITWACISGLYLWWKKNPFSRISLFNLKFKKEQS; from the coding sequence ATGCGTCGTTTTTTTCTCTGGATTCATAAGTGGCTGGGACTACTCTCCACGATCTTTCTTGTCATCGCCGCATTGAGTGGCTCTATCATCGCTTTTACCGATGAGATCGACCGTTGGCTCAATCCCAAGCTCTTCTCTATCGATTCTTCTAAAGAGGGAGTGGCGCTAAAGAGCAGTGAGTGGATCGCCAAGGTCAAAGAGCGCTTTCCGCAGGCTCATATCAACTCCTATCATCTGCCTCAAAAATCGAGTGATTCGATTTTGGCGGGAGTGAAGTTTGGCAAGGGGGCACCTGAGCCTTGGAGTGACTACAATCAGCTCTTTATTGATCCAAGGGATGGTGAGGTTTTGGGCGGACGAAACACGATGAGGTGTTGCAGTCAAGAATCGATCATCCCCTATCTCTATCGATTCCACTACACGCTCGGTCTTCCTGATCGCTATGGCGTGTGGCTCATGGGCGGGGTGGCGATCCTTTGGCTTTTTATCACGCTCTCAGGCGTGTGGCTTAGCACCCCCAATCTCTTCAAAGAGGGCTTTTGGCATCGCTTCAAGCCTTCATGGAAGATCAAATGGGGGGCAAAGCGCTATCGCTGGTTTTTGGATACCCATAGAGCGCTTGGGATGTGGCTCCTCTTGCCTCTCTTTCTCCTAGCGCTCTCTAGTGTTGCGCTCAATCTTCGCAACGAGCTTTTTCGCCCTGTGGTGGGACTCTTTTCGCCTTTGACCCCTCTCCCCTTTGAGGCGCTCAAACGCTATCCGCCTGATCCAAAGTTTCGCCCTAAGGTGGAATTTGATGAGGCGTTAGAGAGGGCAAGGGTGGCGTTGGCGGGCGAGGGAATCGAGCTTGAACCTCGCTCCATCTTCTATCTAGGGGGCTTTAGAAGCTATATGGTGCTCTTTGGGCCCAAGCACCCCCTAGGATATGGCACTCCAAGGATTGTCATTCATGCGGAGAGCGGCGAGTATGTGAGTCGCTATATTCCGGGGAGGGGAAGCGTTGGGGATCGTTTCACCCATCTTCAGTTTCCACTCCACTCAGGACAGATTGCGGGTATAGGGGGGCGGATCTTTGTTGCGATTTTAGGATTGGTCATCACATGGGCTTGCATTAGCGGACTCTATTTGTGGTGGAAGAAGAATCCCTTCTCTCGCATTTCACTTTTCAACCTCAAATTTAAAAAGGAGCAATCATGA
- the feoB gene encoding ferrous iron transporter B, which produces MASNRPLKIALLGQPNCGKSTLFNTLSGAKQHIANYPGVTVDKKSAYFRLGDQEVELIDLPGIYSLSTFSPEERVSLAYLREEKPDLILNIIDASNPLKGLYLTTQAMEFKIPVLLVLNMADVAKGRGYRYDLEALEAQLGIGVILCNARQKSEKKRILDAIQEALKSDAPTPILQFSEGEESKNIAIARYEACEKILESVLIKDPRTKGSLSDRIDKVVLHRYLALPILLAVIYAIYDLSIVRGYELTNYTWPYLAWLKQEFVSLLPPEHLGAIPILRDFGVWMANSILALLNYLPIFMILFSLIAILEDSGYMARMAFALDRLFRSYGLHGQSTLSYVMGGVVVGGCAVPAIMASRGIGDVRARWATILTVPFLNCLAKTPFFVLVVSVLFVEEKALVMFVISTLTVMVALIMAKILSLTLLRSKETLPFVMELPPYHLPTLRGVLTAAWQKVWLYLKKVVTVVLAVAVVLFVLIQFPGVSKERQEEFDRSIQGAYERFVDALEGNSYQAALNTPQRVMALIEFSENYKQKRMGITTQEALSRLDEKYAQIEPLFFKIVRDRSDKEAAKVERALRQIISARKTLFREVKDEKIANSYLGIAGRALESVTQYAGFDWKINIAFLSSFAARESFVATLGALFEESSDGGVRPEEGIRTQGGYSALAGVAMILFMALTPPCIATIVVLKTQLGSWRWTLFALLYPLLLALAVAIGVYSIGNALELSAMGALLGFYGILLALLLALGFFPRNFHQTLKENK; this is translated from the coding sequence GTGGCCTCGAATAGACCTCTAAAGATCGCTCTTTTGGGTCAGCCCAACTGCGGAAAATCAACCCTTTTTAACACCCTAAGCGGAGCCAAACAGCACATCGCCAACTATCCTGGTGTCACGGTGGACAAGAAAAGTGCCTATTTTAGGCTGGGGGATCAGGAGGTCGAGCTAATCGATCTTCCGGGTATCTACTCATTGAGCACTTTTTCACCTGAAGAGCGAGTGAGCCTCGCCTATTTGCGAGAAGAGAAGCCTGATCTCATCCTCAATATCATTGACGCCTCCAATCCCCTCAAAGGACTCTATCTCACCACTCAGGCGATGGAGTTTAAAATCCCTGTGCTTTTGGTGCTCAATATGGCTGACGTCGCTAAGGGCAGGGGCTATCGCTACGATTTAGAGGCGCTAGAGGCTCAACTTGGAATCGGAGTGATTCTCTGTAATGCGCGCCAAAAGAGCGAAAAAAAGCGAATCCTAGATGCAATCCAAGAGGCACTAAAGAGTGATGCTCCCACGCCAATCCTTCAATTCAGCGAGGGAGAGGAATCAAAAAATATCGCCATCGCTCGCTATGAGGCGTGCGAAAAGATATTAGAGAGTGTCCTTATCAAAGATCCTCGCACCAAGGGCTCTCTGAGTGATCGAATCGACAAGGTCGTTCTCCACCGCTATCTTGCACTTCCTATTTTGCTCGCGGTCATCTACGCGATCTATGATCTCTCAATCGTGCGTGGCTATGAGCTCACCAACTACACTTGGCCTTATCTAGCGTGGCTGAAGCAAGAGTTTGTTTCGCTTCTTCCCCCAGAGCATCTAGGCGCTATTCCTATTTTGCGAGATTTTGGGGTTTGGATGGCCAATAGCATTTTGGCGCTTTTGAACTATCTCCCCATCTTCATGATTCTCTTTTCGCTCATTGCGATTCTCGAAGATTCGGGTTACATGGCGAGAATGGCGTTTGCGCTTGATCGGCTCTTTCGGAGCTATGGCTTGCATGGGCAGAGCACGCTCTCTTATGTGATGGGAGGCGTGGTGGTCGGTGGATGCGCGGTGCCTGCGATTATGGCGAGTCGAGGGATTGGCGATGTTCGAGCGCGGTGGGCGACGATTCTCACTGTTCCTTTTCTCAATTGTCTTGCCAAGACGCCTTTTTTTGTCTTGGTGGTTTCAGTGCTCTTTGTGGAGGAGAAGGCGCTGGTGATGTTTGTCATCTCCACGCTCACGGTGATGGTGGCGCTCATCATGGCAAAGATTCTCTCTTTGACGCTTCTTCGCTCCAAGGAGACCCTTCCTTTTGTCATGGAGCTCCCGCCCTACCACCTGCCTACGCTTCGAGGTGTGCTCACTGCGGCATGGCAAAAGGTGTGGCTCTACCTCAAAAAGGTAGTCACGGTCGTGCTCGCTGTGGCGGTCGTGCTCTTTGTGCTCATCCAATTTCCTGGAGTTTCTAAGGAGCGCCAAGAGGAGTTTGATCGCTCTATCCAGGGGGCGTATGAGCGTTTTGTGGATGCTTTGGAGGGGAATTCCTATCAGGCAGCACTCAATACTCCTCAGAGAGTCATGGCGCTCATTGAGTTCTCGGAGAACTACAAGCAAAAGCGCATGGGAATCACGACCCAAGAGGCGTTATCAAGGCTTGATGAGAAATACGCCCAAATCGAACCCCTCTTTTTTAAGATCGTGCGCGATCGATCCGACAAAGAGGCGGCCAAGGTGGAGCGCGCGCTCCGTCAAATCATCTCGGCTCGCAAGACTCTCTTTCGAGAGGTCAAAGATGAGAAGATCGCCAACTCCTATTTAGGAATCGCGGGTCGTGCGCTAGAGAGTGTGACTCAATACGCTGGCTTTGATTGGAAGATCAACATCGCCTTTTTGAGCTCTTTTGCCGCGCGTGAAAGCTTTGTGGCCACTCTTGGCGCGCTCTTTGAAGAATCGAGCGATGGAGGGGTGAGGCCTGAGGAGGGGATTAGGACTCAAGGGGGCTATTCGGCTCTAGCAGGAGTGGCGATGATTCTCTTTATGGCGCTCACGCCCCCTTGCATCGCGACTATCGTGGTGCTAAAGACTCAGCTAGGGAGTTGGAGATGGACGCTTTTTGCCCTCCTTTATCCGCTCCTTTTGGCGCTTGCGGTTGCCATTGGGGTTTACTCTATCGGGAATGCTTTGGAGCTTTCGGCGATGGGAGCGCTTCTTGGCTTTTATGGGATTCTATTAGCGCTCCTTTTGGCGCTTGGATTCTTTCCTAGAAATTTTCATCAAACTTTAAAGGAGAATAAATGA
- a CDS encoding FeoA family protein: MIIMTLTELPHGQEAMISEVRAEGALLAKLLDMGFFPGRKIEVIRQAPLLDPLWVRVASGDVGIRRSEAMLIEVGRGSCGLE, encoded by the coding sequence ATGATAATTATGACTTTGACAGAACTGCCTCATGGCCAAGAGGCGATGATTTCTGAGGTGAGGGCCGAAGGCGCGCTACTTGCCAAGCTTCTTGATATGGGCTTTTTTCCAGGGCGAAAGATCGAAGTCATCCGCCAAGCTCCCCTCCTTGACCCTCTTTGGGTGAGGGTGGCGAGTGGTGATGTGGGAATTAGGCGCTCTGAAGCGATGCTGATTGAAGTGGGCAGGGGAAGTTGTGGCCTCGAATAG
- a CDS encoding TonB-dependent receptor domain-containing protein, with the protein MGIERRGVSVALSLCLASGLAYAEDFAPSLKLNSVKVSAEAKEERGSPAVINAETIERKQAKDLKELFANEPSVDIGGGGRNAQRIYLRGIESNNLNITVDGAKQGRSLFQHRGDSFGIDPDLLKQVEVSTLSSADSGGGALGGSIAFETVDAQDLLEGNQKLGMMLRSGYASASDGYLGGTSVYGLLSDHLGILVDVSGQNEDDYRGGSGEDALYTATKDRNYFAKLSLLDLEGHTLKVGATHNKSSGHYVSGSTGSDMGAPSASQKADFQVLKRDTYTLDHRYNPENPYVDIQTKIYRNERHLENRTSLLDVTSQTTGGSLKNVMTLDSGIFQHRFTLGGDYEQEKGIVENSLYENEAKTTGLFLQGLTRVEALKLHYGLRWDDYKSDFGPKTLSGDELSPNFGAEYELLSGLALFSNYSESVRAGGIIPLQWMAGITQSANFNNGEAFKPEISKQKEGGIKYSTRGVFADNDRMKLSATLFKTTIENLIDYTRSGGPSGKITKIFNQEEDLISKGYELKASWEKEAWATSLGFIHVEMEEGGEPVVVSRRKAASMGDRFVWDVSYQMTPELLLGYTLHAVDKLDDVPALYRRAGYVTHDLELQWRPASIKGLTWSLAVHNLLDKSYYEQSSFESGDSIVEEAGRDVRLAVKYKF; encoded by the coding sequence ATGGGAATAGAGAGAAGGGGGGTGAGTGTAGCGCTCTCGCTTTGTTTGGCTTCGGGGCTGGCCTATGCAGAAGATTTTGCACCCAGTTTGAAGCTAAACAGCGTCAAAGTTTCAGCGGAAGCCAAAGAGGAGAGAGGTTCTCCTGCGGTCATTAATGCTGAAACGATAGAGCGAAAGCAGGCCAAAGACCTCAAAGAGCTTTTTGCCAATGAGCCTTCGGTGGATATCGGAGGGGGCGGTCGAAATGCTCAGCGAATCTACCTCAGAGGGATTGAGAGTAACAATCTCAATATCACCGTGGATGGAGCCAAACAGGGGCGAAGCCTCTTCCAGCATCGAGGAGATTCTTTTGGAATTGATCCTGACCTTTTAAAGCAGGTGGAGGTCTCCACGCTCTCTAGCGCCGATTCGGGTGGCGGAGCGCTTGGAGGGAGTATCGCGTTTGAGACGGTGGACGCCCAAGATCTATTAGAAGGAAATCAAAAGCTTGGCATGATGCTAAGAAGTGGCTATGCAAGCGCTTCAGATGGCTATCTCGGGGGCACTTCTGTCTATGGATTGCTCAGTGATCATTTGGGAATCTTGGTGGATGTGTCAGGCCAAAACGAGGATGATTATCGAGGGGGAAGTGGAGAGGATGCTCTCTACACCGCCACCAAAGATCGCAACTACTTTGCCAAGCTAAGCCTTCTTGATCTTGAGGGGCACACGCTCAAAGTGGGGGCGACCCACAATAAAAGCTCAGGGCACTATGTCTCAGGCAGTACAGGGAGTGATATGGGGGCGCCAAGCGCCTCTCAGAAGGCCGATTTTCAGGTCTTAAAGCGAGACACCTACACGCTGGATCATCGCTACAATCCTGAAAATCCTTATGTTGATATTCAAACCAAGATCTATCGTAACGAGCGCCATTTGGAGAATCGAACCAGCCTTCTTGATGTCACGAGCCAAACCACTGGCGGAAGTCTTAAAAATGTGATGACGCTAGATTCTGGAATCTTTCAGCATCGCTTCACTTTGGGAGGCGATTATGAGCAGGAGAAGGGAATCGTAGAGAACTCTCTCTATGAAAACGAGGCGAAAACCACAGGACTTTTCCTCCAAGGGCTCACTAGGGTTGAGGCGTTGAAGCTGCACTATGGGCTTCGATGGGATGATTACAAAAGCGACTTTGGTCCAAAGACGCTGAGCGGAGATGAGCTCTCGCCCAACTTCGGCGCAGAGTATGAGCTGCTCTCTGGATTGGCGCTTTTTTCCAATTACAGCGAATCGGTTCGTGCGGGGGGTATCATCCCTCTTCAGTGGATGGCGGGCATCACCCAAAGCGCCAATTTTAACAATGGCGAAGCGTTCAAGCCTGAAATCTCCAAACAGAAAGAGGGCGGGATCAAATACTCCACGCGGGGAGTTTTCGCCGACAATGACCGCATGAAATTGAGCGCCACCCTCTTTAAAACCACCATCGAAAATCTCATCGATTATACGCGAAGCGGAGGCCCCTCAGGGAAAATCACCAAAATTTTCAACCAAGAGGAGGATCTTATCTCTAAAGGGTATGAGCTCAAAGCCTCCTGGGAAAAAGAGGCTTGGGCGACATCGCTAGGGTTTATCCATGTCGAGATGGAAGAGGGGGGCGAACCCGTGGTGGTCTCACGCCGCAAGGCTGCTTCTATGGGGGATCGATTCGTTTGGGATGTGAGCTATCAGATGACGCCTGAACTTTTGTTGGGCTACACACTGCACGCCGTGGATAAGCTCGATGATGTTCCTGCGCTCTACCGGCGCGCTGGCTATGTGACACATGATTTAGAGCTCCAGTGGAGACCCGCTTCAATCAAGGGACTCACATGGTCGCTCGCGGTGCACAATCTTTTGGACAAGAGCTACTATGAGCAGAGCTCTTTTGAGAGTGGCGATTCGATCGTTGAAGAGGCGGGTCGAGATGTTCGATTGGCTGTGAAATATAAATTCTAA